Genomic segment of Ammospiza nelsoni isolate bAmmNel1 chromosome 2, bAmmNel1.pri, whole genome shotgun sequence:
ATTTGGGATTGCTCCAAATTAGGACCAATGTGTGTGCTGAAGGGCAGGCAGCCATTACAGCTATACAtatggattttggggtgctaAAACGTAAAAACAAATTGTATAAAAGAAAAGTGAATGCTATGAAATATGTAACATAAAAGATAAGTAAGGAGCAGACTGACTTGATGGCTTTCATATGGGCCTCCAAGCTGGGATCCCTGAAGCCACTTGCATTATTTTGCATGCGTCTGGTGTGGATCCACAGAGACCAAATCAGCAGTACACTTGAAACAACAGACAGTATTAAAGGCAGAGCTACACCAGCACTATAAAGAAGAATTAACAAACCAGAGCTGTCTTTCCTTGTGGTTGTCCATGCTGAAGTTTTTGTCATGGATGAAGGAGCAGTGATGTTCTCGTGCACACTGTAGACATCCCAGGCGAAGGGAGCTGCAGTTGTGAAGGAGCAGAGCCATGATGTGAGCAGCATCCAGGGCATCAGCCTGGCAATTCTCAGCTTCAGCCAGATGAAGAAAGACTGTGTAAAACTGGCAACCTTGATGCAATAGAAGACACTAAGCCAGGCTCCAAACCAGAGGCTGGAGTGGTTCAGAAACATATAGCCTGTCTTTATAAATCCaaacatattttcttcaaaataggAGGGTTCACAAAATATAGTTAAGAATAAATCCAGTATAATCCAGCATTGCAATGTAATTTTAGATGAGCTCAGCGAGATCACAATCATATCATATGGGGGCCATGTTTTGCTCCCAATGCAGCTCAATGAACTGGCAGCCAAGATAATTCCATTTCCCAGAATTCCTGCCATAGATTCAATTATAGCAATTGATAGACAAAGGAGAGCAAAAGATGTCATCATTGCAACTGAAGGGCTTGTGATCATTACTCAGCTTCTCCTGGGCTCCTGAGAGCCTCAGATCTGGCAGGCACTCCAATGCTAGGGAGCTGTTATGGGCAATGCTCACCTATTTATCTCAGGGGCAGAAGTATCCTAATGTCATTTaacatttctgctgttttacATCTTGTTTTGGGGATTGGTAGCTCAACTGATTTGTCTAAGCATGCAAATGGGGTCAAGATTCAATTACATAGCTTTCATTTTGCTGAAAGAATTTGCATTGGAAGGGCTATTGAGCAGGTGAACTGTGGTGTTTACAAATGTGGATTTGCACTCCAGGTTCTGGTGTACATTATGcctagatttttcttttatacttGATGCCTTCATGTCTCCATTTGTTGCACTGTAATCTCTTTAGGGTTTCTGAGACATACTTGACATGGCCTCTTCTCTTTATCAGATATTTTCAAATTTGTCCTGCAAAGAGGATtatcatgttttttttttgtgtttggagaTATTAAAGCATTATAATTTTCCAATAGAACAGAGGGATTTAATAGTTGGTGTATATAATATGTGTTGAAGATAGTTTTATTAATATGAAAATAGTTAATTTGCTGGTCAGTTGCAGACAGAAAGGTCTCCCAGAAGACTGACCCTATGAGGAGCCTTCCAATATTTCTGTTGGCTTTCCCTCTTAGATTTCCAAATGTATGCTAAAAAACTGGTAACTACTTGATTAAATTTTATAGAAAGGAAGCTTTGGAGGAAAGATGTACTTaaagaggcaggaaaacagCACAAGAACCCGCTTTTGAATCCCATGTGCATGAGGAATGTGGAATAAGGGAACGTTAAACCAAATGGTGTGAGAGCAGCtgtttggggtgtccctgctgagcagccATGTGCCTCAGAGCTCAGGCCTGAGCAGGACAGCACACACGGGTTGTGGGTTGAGCACAGCCCACGTGTTCTGCCTGTTGGTGTGGTCAGAGAGCTCTGAGGTTTGTTCCTGAAGGCCggtgaggggagagcagggaagggcagaggatGGACCAACCCTCCCAACACGGGTGTCTCATGGTGCTGGGCTGGCAACCAGCATGGTGACAGTGCATGGTGCTGACAATGGCATGTCAGGGTGCCATTGTCATTGGCTCAACTTATACCATCCCTGTTAAATGGCATAAAAATGTTCATGGAAGCCGGTGGTGTCACCTGTGGCACAAATTATGTCATGAGGGAAAGGAAGACTCCATCCCGGGTTATCCTTTGACAtgatatattttaatttgtagAAGAAGGCTATTCAGGCACAGACTCAGCTCAATTACAGGTACATTGCTTCACACAGATTGACAACATCCAAATGAGACATATTGAACCAGGATGGGCATAGTGAATGCAAGGCCCAGGTCATGTATGTTTCTGTGTCAGTTACTTCAGAAGTATGTAACAtcccactgcagctggaaaGGATTCTGAACCTCCAGTTCTGATGTAACAATAATGCAGTGACACAGATCACTTTTTCAGCAAGAAGAGGAATCTCAAAAGGCCATGTCATTCTTTCCTGAGCCATGCTGGAATGTTAGAAACACCTTTAGAATCAGCAAATATTTTACTAGAATTCAATCAGATTTGAAAATGATGAATGagatattctgaaaatattggGAATTCCTCAGAATCCTCATTAGGAGGTTTTAGTAACTAGAAACCACTTTGAAGCCTTATGTTCACAGAATGTGTCCATGCCTGTGCTTAAAGTGGTCTATTCTATGGATCAGGTATTGTAACCTCAAGCATTCCAAGAGATTCCATTCTAGTCTGAGTCTTGGCcctgcttttctgctgttttagaGAAACTGTGTTGATTTCCAGGGAAAGTACAGCTGATAATAGACAACATACACAATTATTCTTAATAAGACTAACATCcaataaaaagaaattcctaCCTTCCTATTGACTGCTGATCAAGGCCCTAATCTACTCATTCCAACATCTATTATTTATCCATCTGATGATTTCAATTTAATTGTTCTGGATCTAAACTAGAAAATCCAGGCTAAGTCACTGTCTTTTACATGCAAGCAGTTCTTCCATGACAGTTAATGTGGTGCCAAATCCTAGGTGGCAACTGTTGAAATTTGGGATTGCTCCAAATTAAGACCAATGTGTGTGCTGTAGGGCAGGCAGCCATTAAAACAACACAAATCATTTCTCCATTGCTTAAAGgtgaaaaaatgttaaataatatGAAAAGAACACAAATAAAGTATATAAtgtaaaggaaaaggaaggagcagaCTGACTTGATGGCTTTCATATGGGCCTCCAAGCTGGGATCCCTGAAGCCACTTGCATTATTTTGCATGCGTCTGGTGTGGATCCACAGAGACCAAATCAGCAGTACACTTGAAACAACAGACAGTATTAAAGGCATACCTATACCAGCATTACAGATAAGGATTAATAAACCCAAATTGTCTTTCCTTGTGGTTGTCCATGCTGAAGAGTTTGTCATGGATGACGGAGCAGTGATGTTCTCGTGCACACTATAGACATCCCAGGTGAAGGAAATTGCAGCTGTGAAGGAGCAGAGCCATGATGTGAGCAGCATCCAGGGCACCAGCCTGGCAATTCTCAGCTTCAGCCAGATGAAGAAAGACTGTGTAAAACTGGCAACCTTGATGCAATAGAAGACACTAAGCCAGGCTCCAAACCAGAGGCTGGAGTAGCTCAGAAATGTAAACATTATCTTGGAAGTTACATTCACGTTTTCTTGACAAAAGaagttttcataaaatataCTCATTAAGTATTCCAGTGTATTCCATGACTGCACAATGAATCTAGATGAACTCAGCGAGATCACGATCATATCATATGGGGGCCATGTTTTGCTCCCAATGCAGCTCAATGAACTGGCAGCCAAGATAATTCCATTTCCCAGAATTCCTGCCATAGATTCAATTATAGCAATTGATAGACAAAGGAGAGCAAAAGATGTCATCATTGCAACTGAAGGGCTTGTGATTATTACTCAGCTTCTCCTGGGCTCCTGAATGCCTTAGGTCTGTCACGTACTTCCAATGCCAGGGAGCTGTTATGGGCAATGCTCACCTATTTATCTCAGGGGCAGAGGTATCCTAATGACATTtatatttctgctgttttacaTCTTGTTTTCTGGGTTGATCACTCAATTGATTTGTTGAAGCATGCAATTTGAATGAAGATTGAATAACAGTTTTTTGCCGAGGAGTTTGCATTGAAATGGTGAAGGGATTTACACCGGAAGGGTTATGGAGCAGGTGAGCTGTGGTGTCTACAAATGTGGGATCTGCACTCCATTGGTTATGTTCTTCTTTACATGTCTAGATTTGTTTTTTATACCTGATGCCCTAATCTCTCCCTGTCTTGCAGAGATATGGCTACAGGGTTTATGAAAAATACTTGTCATTACAACTCCTTATCTAAGGGCAGCTCCTTTGCTTTATTTGGTATATTCAAATTGTTGCTGCAAGGAGGATTTTCACACTTTCTTTTTTGTGTATTGATATTTTTAAGTATTATACTGATCATTGTGTGCTTGCTCAGATTGTCCCGAAAGAGGACAAAAATCTGTGGGAAGATAaacacagcaaaaggaaaatcatTTTAGCAGAGTATTTCACTTGCCTGTTTTTCACAAGCATATTCAAAAAGTGCAGGAATTTCCCAAGGAATTTAAGATCTGGCAATATACAACATTGGATACAGGAGCAATGACAACCTATTAATCAAGTCCGTTTTGCTCCATATGGAATATGCATGCCTTTAAAATTCTTCTATACTTGCTAAAAGAACTGAATTAAAACTCTTTCCCCATCTGGAAAGAAACAGTTGAGTGGAGAGTCTTGAGTGCATTGAAAAACTTAGAGACTTAACATTTTATCTGTAGCCCAGAACACAGAAGGAAACACACAAAAGCTCTTCAGAAATGCAG
This window contains:
- the LOC132087575 gene encoding taste receptor type 2 member 40-like, whose translation is MMTSFALLCLSIAIIESMAGILGNGIILAASSLSCIGSKTWPPYDMIVISLSSSRFIVQSWNTLEYLMSIFYENFFCQENVNVTSKIMFTFLSYSSLWFGAWLSVFYCIKVASFTQSFFIWLKLRIARLVPWMLLTSWLCSFTAAISFTWDVYSVHENITAPSSMTNSSAWTTTRKDNLGLLILICNAGIGMPLILSVVSSVLLIWSLWIHTRRMQNNASGFRDPSLEAHMKAIKSVCSFLFLYIIYFICVLFILFNIFSPLSNGEMICVVLMAACPTAHTLVLIWSNPKFQQLPPRIWHHINCHGRTACM
- the LOC132070178 gene encoding taste receptor type 2 member 40-like, which codes for MMTSFALLCLSIAIIESMAGILGNGIILAASSLSCIGSKTWPPYDMIVISLSSSKITLQCWIILDLFLTIFCEPSYFEENMFGFIKTGYMFLNHSSLWFGAWLSVFYCIKVASFTQSFFIWLKLRIARLMPWMLLTSWLCSFTTAAPFAWDVYSVHENITAPSSMTKTSAWTTTRKDSSGLLILLYSAGVALPLILSVVSSVLLIWSLWIHTRRMQNNASGFRDPSLEAHMKAIKSVCSLLIFYVTYFIAFTFLLYNLFLRFSTPKSICIAVMAACPSAHTLVLIWSNPKFQELPARIWHHINCSVRITSV